The Notoacmeibacter ruber DNA segment AGCCGCTCTATCGTCAGGTCCGTCTCGGCGTTCTTGCCGTCATCGCTTTTTCCTCGTCGGTGATCGATGTCGCCCTTATTCTGGGTCCCAACCTTCCGGCACCCCTCGCCGTGCGGCTGGCGCAGTGGATGGCCGATCCCGATCTGTCGCTCCGCTTCGTCGCCAGCGCCGGCGCGCTCCTGCAACTTGGCGTCACGCTCGGCGCGATCCTTCTCTGGTTGGGTCTCGAAAGAGTGGCTGCGGCTCTTTTGTCTCTGCTTCGCGACCGCGGGATGCGGCTGAGGCGCGACGGTCTTTTCCGATTGCTGGCGGTCGCTCTTCCCTTGGGTGCCGCTTTTCTCCTGATCGGAGGCATCCTGGCGCTGTTTCTCTGGTCTTTGGCCGGGTTCTGGCCGTTCCCAGACGTGCTGCCCGGTGACTGGACCTTGAGGTCCTGGCGGCAGTCCTGGAAGGGGATCACCGACCCCGCCTTGACGACACTTTATGTCGCTTTTGCTTCGGCTGCACTGGGCCTGGCTCTGGCGGTCTTGCGCCTGGCGACAAGACCATCGCGCGCGCCAGCCGGCAAACTTGCAAGGGCGATTCTCTGGTTGCCGCTCCTTCTGCCGCAGGTCGGCTTTCTCTTCGGTTTGCAATTCCTTGCGATCCGGACCGGCACGGATGGAAGTTACTTCGCCCTGACCTTCGCTCATCTGATCTTCGTGCTGCCCTACGTTATGATCGCTATGCAGGATGCGTGGGCGGCCATGGACCCGCGATATGAACAGGTCGCGGTCGCCCTTGGGCGGTCTCCGCTGGCGGTCTTCATCCGGATAAGGATGCCCATGATGGCTAATGCTCTCCTTGGAGCCTTCGCTATCGGCTTCGCTGTGTCCGTTGGACAATATCTGTCGACGGTTCTGATCGGCGGTGGCCGTTTGCCGACGCTGACGACGGAAGCGGTGGCGCTCGCGGCGGGTGGCAATCGCCGTATCATATCGACCTATGCTCTCTTTCAGTCGGCGCCTCCGCTCATCCTGTTCGCCATTGCCGCCATGCTGCCCGCCTTGTTATGGCGAAATCGCCGGGCCATGGCGGGTTAGGAGATCAGGGTGCTGAAGATGAGGTCGGAGACCAGCGGGAAGGATGCTGACCTCGTGTTTCGCGCCGTTCGCATTGCTCTGGCTGGCAAGACACTGCTCAATCTCGACCGGTCGGTGCCTCCGGGAGAAATTCTGACCGTGATGGGCCCGTCGGGCACCGGCAAATCCAGCCTTCTGGCTTACATCGGTGGATTTCTCGATCCGGCCTTCGACGCAGAGGGCGAGGTTTGGCTGGGTGACAGGCGGCTGGATACGGTCCCGGCCGCAGAGCGGCGTTGCGGGCTGCTTTTTCAGGATGCGCTTCTCTTTCCGCATATGAATGTCGGACAGAATCTGGCTTTTGCCCTGCCGAATGCGATCAAGGGGCGTCAAGCGCGCCGCGAAAGGGTAGCGGAAGCTCTGGCCCAGATCGCCCTTCCTGGACTGGAGAGCCGCGACCCGGCGACGTTGTCGGGCGGGCAGAAGGCGCGGGTCGCGCTGGCGCGGACACTCCTTTCTCAGCCGGAAGCCATGCTGCTGGACGAGCCGTTCTCCAGCCTCGACGCCGATCTGAGAGCGGCGATGCGTGAACTGACATTCACGGCGATCCGGAACGCGCACATTCCAGCCATTCTCGTCACCCACGACCTGGCGGATGCGGAGGCGGCCGGCGGGCCGATCGTCGTGATCGGTGAAACCACATGAGAGTCACGCCCCGGCCGACGATGGCCGATTTGCCTGCCCTTCCTGCGCGGGAAGCGCTGCCCCCGCTGCTTGCAGCGCTGCAGGCGGAAAAGCGCGCCGTCCTCGTCGCGTCTCCGGGCGCCGGCAAGACCACGCTTGTGCCGCTTGCCCTTCTCGGTGCCGATTGGCGCGGCGAGGGTACCATCATCCTGCTGGAGCCCCGGCGACTCGCCGCGCGTGCCGCGGCGCGGCGCATGGCGGCAATTCTCGAAGAGGAGGTCGGGCAGACCGTCGGATACGCGATGCGCATGGACAATCGCACGAGCCCCGATACGAAGATTCTCGTCGTCACCGAAGGGGTCTTCGCCGCAATGGTTCTGGACGATCCGGAGCTTTCCGGTGTCGCCGCGGTGCTGTTCGACGAATTTCACGAGCGAAGTCTGGATGCCGATTTTGGCCTGGCGCTGGCGCTCGACGTGGCCGGCGCTCTACGCCCCAACCTTCGTCTGCTGGTCATGAGTGCTACGCTGGACGCGGCTCGCGTCGCCACCCTCCTCGGCGATGCGCCTGTCGTCGAGACCGAAGGCCGGACCTTTCCCGTTGATATCCGGCATCGTCCACGTAAGCCGGATGAGCGGATCGAGGCCGCGACCGTGTCGGCCATCCGCGCCGCCCTGAGGGACGAAGAGGGCTCCATTCTGGCCTTCCTGCCGGGGCAGGCCGAGATCCGGCGCGTCGAAACAGTTCTGCATGAAGCCATCCCCTCGTCCCTTGCCGAGCACGTCCTGATTTTGCCTCTCCATGGCGGTCTTGACGGCCGCGCGCAGGATACCGCGATCCGTCCCGCCGAAAGCGGGCAGCGCAAGATCGTGCTGGCAACGCCGATCGCTGAGACGTCTGTGACCATCGATGGCGTCCGCGTGGTCATTGATTCCGGGCTTGCCCGTGTGCCGAAATACGAGCCCGATACGGGCGTGACACGGCTGGAGACGGTGCGGACGTCGCGCGCCAGTATCGATCAGCGTGCGGGCCGGGCGGGCCGCACCGAACCGGGCATCGCAATCCGTCTCTGGTCCGAGCCGCAAACAGCCGCTCTGCCGGCCCACGGCGCTCCGGAGATCATCGAAGCCGACCTGTCGAACCTGCTGCTCGATAGCGCCGCTTTCGGTGTGACGGACCCGCGCACATTGCCTTTTCTCGATCCGCCGCCCGGACCGGCCTTGAGCGAAGCAAGGAAACTGCTTGTGATGCTTGGAGCGCTGGACGACCTCAGCGGCGGCCTCACGCCGACAGGCAAGGCCATGCGAGAACTGGCATTGCCTGTCCGGCTGGCTTTCATGCTCGTGAAGGCAGGGGAGGAGGGGAACGCAAAGATCGCAGCGCGGCTCGCCGTCCTTCTGACGGAAAGGGGGCTTGGCGGCATGGCGGCCGACATCGAGCGACGCCTCTCTGCATTCGATCGGGACGCATCGCCGCGCGCCAAAGCCGCGCGCAATCTTGCCGATCGGCTCTCCCGGCGCTTCGTCTCGAAAGAAAGAGCCAACGGTGAGGTCAGCGTCGGGGCGCTTCTTCTGCTCGCCTTCCCGGATCGTCTCGCGCGCCGGCGCGGCGGTCATGGCCGTTATCTCCTCGCCAATGGCCGCGGTGCCATGCTGGAGGAGACCGATCCACTTGCCGGCGAGGAGTGGCTGGTCGTGGCGGATATGACGGGGCAGGCGGCGCAAGCGCGCATCCTTGCCGCCGCGCCCCTTGACGAAGAGATGGTCCGCCGGACCATGGCGGAACAGATCGAAACCAGCACCACGGCCTCGTTCGACCCCGACAGCGGTCGGCTCCGCGGCAGGGAGCGGATTGCAATCGGCGCGATCACTCTCGCCGAAAAACCGATGCGCATTGCGCAAGGGCCCACGGCCGATGCGGCTCTCCTATCGGCAGTCCGGCAGGCGGGTTTGCATGTTCTTCCCTTTACGGAAAAGACCAAGGGGCTATTGGAGCGTCTCCGTTGGCTTCACCACAATGATGGCGATAGCTGGCCGGCCATGAATGACGAGACCCTGCTCGATACGCTTGAAGAATGGCTCGGCCCGTTTCTCGACGGCTCCGGGAGGCTCGACGGCCTGCGGCCGAAACTGGCCGATGCGCTGCGCAGCCGTCTGCCGTACGAACTGCACCGCAAGATAGACGAAAACGCGCCGACGCATTTCGGCGCTCCGACGGGAAACGCCATTCCCATCCGCTATGATGATGAACGAGGGCCGGTCGTTTCCATTCGCGTGCAGGAGCTTTTCGGGCTGCAATCGCACCCGACCATCGGCAATCGCGTGCCGCTGACGCTGGAATTGCTCTCGCCTGCCCACCGACCGATCCAGACGACAGCCGACCTGCCGGGCTTCTGGGCCGGTTCATGGGCGGATGTTCGCAGTGATATGAGAGGCCGCTACCCGAAGCATGTGTGGCCGGACGATCCCGCCAATGCTGAACCGACCGCGCGGGCCAAGCGGCGGACGTGACGCTATTGGCCGTCAAGCTCGTCCAACCCTAGTCCGGGCACATCGATCCCGGCCATTTCGGCCATCATCAGCCGGTTTGCCGCCAGTCTTGCGAAGCGTTGCAGAAGGGATTTGCGGGTTGCGCTTGCCAGCTTGTGGCAGGGCGCATCGCGCAGAACTTCTGCGCCATGGCCGTCGGAAAGGATGAAACCCGCGTCTTCGGGAAAGATATCGGCCGGCACGGCGGGATGAGTGGCAAAAAACAGCCGGTCGCAATGAGCTCTATAATCGGGCCATTTATGATCGGATCGCAGATCCTCCACGCTCGTCTTGATCTCGACGATCCAGAACTCCTGCTTTGCCGTCAGGATCAGAAGATCGGCCCGCCGCCCGCCGCGCAGCATGACCTCCGGCAAAGCGGCCGCGCCGAGATCGACGCAAAGCCGCTGCACACCGCGTCTGACGAGCATAGCGCGATCGGACTGGCGTCTGTCAGCCAGAGGATGGGCGAATCGAAGAGGAGAAACGACACTCATGGAAAGAACATGCCATGAACGTTCGAGAAGGAAAAGTTCCGGCCGCTCATCCTCCGTTTCAAAACACGTTGCATCGATGCAACGTTGTTGCGCGCAAGGAGTGGGCTCGGCAGCTCACCTACCGTTAACCTGTTGCTAACCATATGCGCGTCAGAGATAGGTTGTGACAGAAATGTGGCGTTCGGATCTGCGATCGCCTTGATTCCAAGAGGATGCCCATGCCGCGAATGCGCGTTCTGCTCGGCGCTGGTCTTGCGCTTGCCATGCTGGCGGGCTGCACCACCGGCACGATCCGTACCTACAGCATGTCCTACCACGCTGTGGAAGATGCCTCCTACACGGTGCCGCGCGTTCCGCCCGGGAAGGTCGCCCGGAAATATCACCGCGCTCTGGTCCGTTATGAAACCACGGAAAAGCCGGGCACCATCATTGTCGATACCGCCGCGAAATATCTCTACTTCGTGATGGAAGGCGGTAAGGCCATGCGCTACGGCATTGGCGTTGGCCGCGAAGGCTTTACCTGGAGCGGCGAGGCTCGGATCGGCGCGAAGCGGAAATGGCCGACCTGGACGCCACCTCCCGAAATGATCAAGCGCGATCCGCGCACCGCCAAATGGCGCAATGGCCAGCCGCCCGGTCTGAAGAACCCGCTCGGTGCGCGCGCGCTTTACCTTTATAACAAGCGCGGCGACACGGGGTACAGGCTGCACGGCTCGCCGGAATACTGGTCGATCGGCGGCAATGTGTCGTCCGGCTGTATCCGCATGATCAACCAGGATGTGATCGATCTCTACGAGCGCGCAGAGGTCGGGGCGAAGGTTATCGTCATGTAATCCCCAAGAGAGGGGAAGGCGCGCCTTTTCAGGCGGCGCCCGAAAGGCCGGGGTCGGGGGACACCCGGCCTTTTGCTTTTTCGGCGCGAGCATTGCGACATCGACGCATACAGGCCAGTAAGGTCTTAGGGAGGCACCGGAAGCATCATTTCGAGCCAATAGGGAATTCAGACATGCCGCCGCTTGCCACAGCCTATTTCTGGCTCATCATCGCTATCGGATTTGAAGTGTTCGCCACGACCATGCTCAAACAGTCGGAACAGTTCACCCGGCTATGGCCGACGATCATGATGGGGCTCGGCTATCTGGCGACCTTTTATTTCATGTCCTTGTCCTTCCGGCTTCTGCCGGTCGGAATCGCCTACGCCATATGGAGCGGTCTGGGGATCGTCCTGATCGCCCTGATCGGCTGGTTCCGTTTCGGCGAAAAGCTGGATGCGCCGGCGCTCCTCGGCGTCGCCCTCATTCTTGCCGGCGTGCTCGTTCTCAACCTTTTTTCGTCCAGCGTCCGGCACTAAAAAACCGGCCTTCCCTGCGAAAGGCCGGTTTCAGCGTTCGGGTGCCGAAATCGTTTCAGACGACGACCTGTTCGACCTGCTCCACTTCGGGGACGAAATGGCGGAGCAGGTTTTGAATGCCGTGCTTCAGCGTGGCGGTGGAGGAAGGGCAGCCCGCGCAGGCGCCCTTCATGTTGAGATAGACGACGCCGTCGCGAAAGCCGCGAAAGGTGATGTCGCCGCCATCCTGCGCAACGGCGGGCCGCACACGTGTATCGAGCAGTTCCTTGATCTGCTCGACGAGCGGTGCATCGGCCTTATCGAAGAACTCCTCGCCATCGACCGCTGAAGGAGCCTGACCGGCAGAAGCCGCCATAACCGGCTCGTTGGACATGAAGTGTTCCATGATCGCGCCGAGAATGGCCGGCTTGATGTGCTGCCAGGCCGTCGCTTCGTCCTTCGTAACGGTGACGAAGTCATAACCGAAGAAGACGCCTGTAACGCCGGGCACGTCGAACAGGCGAGCGGCCAGCGGCGAGCGGTCTGCCGCATCCTGCGCATCCTTGAACTCCTCGGTCCCATCGCCCACGACGACTTCGCCGGGAAGGAACTTGAGGGTGGCAGGATTGGGTGTGGTTTCGGTCTGGATAAACATGGTCGCGCTCTTTCTCCGGTCAGCCCGGATGGCTATCTTAGAATTATTCTAAATGTAGGCCCTGCGGTCTGAGCCTTCAAGCAAATTCGGTCGGCCCTTTCGGGGCCGATGCTAAGCAAGTGTTTCGATATCCTCGTCAGACAGGTTGCCTGGTACGACTGTCACCGGAATGGGAAAGGCTGCGCTGCGCCCCGCGATCGAGGCGACGAGGGGGCCAGGTCCTTCCGACGATGCGGATGTCGCCAGAACCAGAATCACGATCTCGGGGTCGTCACGGATCAGTTCGTGGATCTGCTCGGAATGCTTGCCTTCGCGGATCTCGATCTCGGGGGCGACGCCAAGGCGGCGGACAAGCGCTTCGCGAAAGCCCGCCAGTCGGCGTTCGCCTTCTTCCCACGCCTCTTCGCGCATCTTTTCTTCTACGCCGAGCCAATGCGAGAATTCACCCGGCTCCGGCTCGATCACGTAGAGAAGCTTCAAAGTCCCCGATGTCGCTTGCGCCCGATGGGCCGCATAGGTCACCGCCCGCTCGCATTCGGGTGTGTCGTCGATGATGGCGAGGAACTTTCGCTTGCGGCCGGCCTTCCGGCTGAGTCGCTCCGGTATCTCTTCCATTCGCGTCCCTTTCGCCCGACCGGCCGCAGGGCCGGAGGCTATATCCTAATCACGCCCCGCCCGATTGCGGCAAGCATTTTGCACCTCTACACGAACCCGACGATCTCCCGGACATCGGCCATCGTTTTTTCCGCCAACGCATTGGCCCGCTCGGCGCCATCGAGCAGGATCGCGTCGAGAGCGCCGGGGTCGGCCATCAGGCGCCGCATCTCGTCGCCGATGGGTGAGAGGACGGTGACGGACAGGTCGGCGAGAGCCGGCTTGAATTCCGAAAACTGCCTTCCGCCGAATTCGCTCAGGACATCGGCTTTCGTCCGGTCCGAGAGCGCCGCGAAGATTCCAACCAGATTGTCGGCTTCGGGTCGACCCTTCAGGCCCTCAACGTCTCCCGGCAGGGCGTCGGGGTCGGTCTTGGCCTTGCGGATCTTCTTGGCGATCGTATCGGCATCGTCGGTCATGTTGATGCGTGAATTGTCCGACGGATCGGATTTGCTCATCTTCTTGGTGCCGTCGCGCAGGCTCATCACGCGCGGAGCGGGACCGTCGATCAGCGGCTCGACCACCGGGAAATAGGCGTTCACCTTTTCCTCGCCCATGGTGAGCGGAACGGCGAGGCCGGCTTCCTCGATCCGGCTCGAAAAATCATTGTTGAACTTGATCGCGATATCGCGCGCCAGTTCCAGGTGCTGCTTCTGGTCATCGCCGACTGGAACATGGGTCGCACGGTAGACCAGAATGTCGGCGGCCATCAGCGAGGGATAGGCCAGGAGACCGAGCGAAGCGTTCTCGCGGTCTTTGCCGGCCTTGTCCTTGAACTGCGTCATACGGTTCATCCAACCGATGCGCGCAACGCAATTGAATATCCAGGCGAGTTCCGCGTGGCCGGGCACCCGGCTCTGGTTGAAAACGATATGCTCTTTCGGGTCGATGCCGGAGGCGATGAAGGCCGCCGCGATCGAGCGGGTTTGCTCTTTCAGATCGTCATGAACCAGCCGCGCCGTGATGGAGTGCATGTCGACCACACAGAACAGGCAGTCATTGTCTTCCTGCAACGCGACGAACTTGCGGATCGCGCCGAGATAATTGCCGAGCGTCAGGCTGCCGGTCGGTTGCACGCCGGAAAAGACGAGGGGCTTGAACGGGCTGTCTGTCATGATGGGAGCTTCGGTTGAGGGTGGGCATTGCGCCCGGAAAATCGCAACGGCTTATGGACGATGCAGGCGCGCCTGATCAAGTGCTATCGCCAAGGTCGGCCGCCATTTCCGTTACGCCAGCATGTCGGGCGGCGTCTCCTCGACGGGTCCCGCCCGGCGGCGGCGGAAGGCACGCCGCAATTCGTGACGATCGACGCCGCCGATCGCATAGGCGAGGCCGAAATAGAGGACACAGGCCAGAGCGACCAGCACGAGCAATGAGGCCAGATGGGCGAGGAAATCACCGACGCCGAACCAGCGCGCCGTCCAACCCGACGCGAACCAGAGAGCCGCGCCCATGATCGCTGCCGAAAGAAGCAGGCGGGGCAGGCGTCCCAGCAATTGACGGTCGGGTCGCCAGTGGCCACGGATCAACAGGACGGTGAGCAGACCGAGCGCATTGGTCCAGCCGGCTGCGATTTCCGCCGTTGCAATGCCGCGCTCTTCCAGTGAGGGGAACAGACTGAGCGCGAGTGTGATGTTCACTGCGACGGAAATCATCGAGAAAATCATCGGAATGCGGGTGTTCTCGCGCGCATAGAAGGCCGGCTGGAAACACTTGATGAGCACGAAAGCAGGCAGCCCCAGCCCGAAAATGGCGAGCACCGCCGAGACGATCGCCGTGGTGTCTTCGGTGAAAGCGCCACGCTCGTAGAGAACACGGACGATTTCAGGCGAAACAGTCAGGATCGCCGCGGAGGCCGGCAGCGTCAGCAGCAGAGCGAATTCGAGAGAGCGGCTTTGCAGATGCGCCGCTTCCTCATGGCGTTCGCCCCTGAGCGCTCGAGCCAGTTCCGGCAGAAGCACGACGCCGATGGCAATGCCGACAATGCCGAGCGGCAGTTGATAGATGCGGTCTGCATATTGCAGGACCGAGATCGCCCCATCCTTCTGCGAGGCGATGATCTGCCCGATGACCAGATTGATCTGCGTGATCCCGCCGGTGATAGCGGCGGGGCCCGCCAGGATCAGAAGTCGTTTGACGTTGGGCGTCAGCCGAGGCATCCGGAAGGAAACGAATATTCCTGCCTTTCGAGCCCCGATCGTGACGATGGCGAGCTGAAGGAGACCGGCTGCAAGAACGCCCCAGCTCATCCAGAGGGCGACGGCCTCGGCCTCTGTGCCGGCATAGAGTGCCGCGCCGAGAACGGCGATCAGAATGACGTTCAGGAAAACCGGGGCGATGGCGGCGGCGAAATAGTGCTGCAGCGAGTTGAGAATGCCGGCCATCATGGCCGCCAGGCTCATGCACATCAGATAGGGAAACATGATCATCGACAGGGTGACGGTAGCGTCGAACTTGTCGGGATCGTCGGCAAAACCGGGCGCAACCACGGTGGCGACGATGAGCGGCATTGCCAGCTCCATCAAAATCGTCAGCAACAGCAGTGCGGAGAACAGAACGCTGAACACTTCCGTGGAGAAGCGCTCTGCATCGCGCCGTCCCTCTCCCTCGTAATGACGGGCGAAGAGCGGCACGAAGGCGGCGTTGAACGCGCCCTCGGCGAACAGGCGCCGAAAGAGATTCGGGAAGCGAAAAGCGGCGAAGAAGACGTCGGCATAAGGCCCGGCACCGAGCGCCGCCGCCATCAAGGCTTCGCGGGCGAAGCCCAGGACACGGCTCATCATCGTCGCTCCGCCGACAGAGGCGAATTTACGAACCAGGCTCATCGGCCGTTTTCCTCTATGCAGCGGCCTGTTCGGCCGAGGCGGGGTTCAGGATTGCGCAGAGTCGGTCGGTGATCCGTTTCTGCCGTGTTGGAGATTCGATCTGCGCGCCTGTCAGGTCCGTCACGTAAAATGTATCGACCACACGCTCGCCGAATGTGGTGATGTGCGCCGAGGCGATGTCGAGATTAAGGTCGGAAAGGGCGTGCGTGAGATCCGACAGCAGTCCGGTCCGATCCAGGCCTTCGACGGCAACCACCGAAAATTCGTTCGACAGCGTGTTGTCGACCGAGACTTCGGGCGAGACGGAGAAGGCGCGGACCTTTCGCCGTCCTCGGCTGCGCTTCTTGAGTTGGGGAATGTGGGCCTCACCTTTCAGCACTTCGCCGATCGTTCGCCCGACAGAGTGTGCGCGCCGGATTTCATCGGCATCGGTGTCGAACTCACGGGCGATGCGGATCGTATCGAGCGCCCGCCCGTCGGTCGTGGTGAAAATCTGCGCATCCACGATATTGGCGCCGGAGGCGGCACAGGCCGCGGCGATGATGGAAAGAAGACGGGGATGATCGATTGCAAGGACAGTCATTTCCGTCATGCCCTCGAAAGCGAGCGTACGAACATCCACCGCATAGCGCTCGCCTGCCTCTGTCGTCTTGCGAATGAACGCCGCATGACGAAGCTGGGCATCATGGTCGACGGCGAGCAGATAGGCGGGATAGTGCAGTTGCGCATAGGCTTCACGTTCTGCTTCCGGCCATTCCGAGAGACCTTCGCTCAGCCTCTGGCGCGCCCCCTCGATCCGCCTCGCGCGGCTGGCGCCCGAGAAACCGCCGGTCAGCAGTAGCTCCGTTTCGGCGTAGAGCTGGCGCAGAAGCTGACCCTTCCAGGCGTTCCAGACGCCCGGGCCGACTCCGCTAATATCGCACACGGTCAGGATCAGCAGCAGCTTGAGCCGGTCGACGGACTGGACGACCTCGGCGAAATCCTCGATCGTCTTCCGGTCGTTCAGGTCGCGGCTCTGGGCGACCATGCTCATGGTCAGGTGTTCGCGGACCAGCCACCGCACGGTGGCGGTCTCCGACTTCGACAGGCCCATATAGGGTCCGAGCTTTTTGGCGATGCGCGCGCCGGCGATCGAGTGATCTTCCGGGCGGCCCTTTGCAATGTCATGCAGTAGGATGGCGACGTAGAGGATACGCCGCTGCGTATCCGACAGATCCTGGCAAAATTCCGTTGCGAGCGGGTGATCGCTGGCGAAATGACCTTTTTCGATTTCGGCCAGATGCCCGATGCAGCGCAACAAATGTTCGTCCACGGTAAAGTGGTGATACATGTTGAACTGCATCATCGCCACGACCTTGCGGAAATCCGGGATCAGGCGTCCGAGAAGACCCGTCTCGTTCATCCGGCGAAGCTGGATTTCGGGGTCCTTGCGGCTGGTCAGGATGTCCAGAAAGAGCTGGTTTCCCTC contains these protein-coding regions:
- a CDS encoding [protein-PII] uridylyltransferase; translation: MRHPALKLDEVIDAEALRDTLSALTKERGGEGSDPAIRAEVLAALKRELAAGRKRIEAMLLEDRSGYACTHRLSFQMDEIIRIIHDFAVTHVYRGANLSEGEKMAIVATGGYGRDALAPGSDIDLLFLLPHRQTARIEQIVEYILYMLWDLGLKVGHATRNIAECIRLAKSDVTIATAMLEARFIWGEKSLFKELETRFVEDVEKAGGRDFTAAKLAERDERHRKHHNSRYKVEPNIKEGKGSLRDLQTLYWIGKFVYRVDSSRDLVGKGVFTQREYNLFQRCDDFLWAVRCHLHFVTGRAEDRLGFDFQPEIAERLDYHAKPGLSSVERFMKHYFLVAKEVGDLTRIFCAALELEQAKTAPGIAAGLVRPFTRRRKAVKGYPDFVIENGRLNVADAEVFERDNVNMVRLFWLGDREELEYHPDALSLVTRSLKLVTRELRRNEEGNQLFLDILTSRKDPEIQLRRMNETGLLGRLIPDFRKVVAMMQFNMYHHFTVDEHLLRCIGHLAEIEKGHFASDHPLATEFCQDLSDTQRRILYVAILLHDIAKGRPEDHSIAGARIAKKLGPYMGLSKSETATVRWLVREHLTMSMVAQSRDLNDRKTIEDFAEVVQSVDRLKLLLILTVCDISGVGPGVWNAWKGQLLRQLYAETELLLTGGFSGASRARRIEGARQRLSEGLSEWPEAEREAYAQLHYPAYLLAVDHDAQLRHAAFIRKTTEAGERYAVDVRTLAFEGMTEMTVLAIDHPRLLSIIAAACAASGANIVDAQIFTTTDGRALDTIRIAREFDTDADEIRRAHSVGRTIGEVLKGEAHIPQLKKRSRGRRKVRAFSVSPEVSVDNTLSNEFSVVAVEGLDRTGLLSDLTHALSDLNLDIASAHITTFGERVVDTFYVTDLTGAQIESPTRQKRITDRLCAILNPASAEQAAA